The stretch of DNA CACGCAGCAATTTTCTACTTAACGAAAAACATATTTTAAGCGGAAGATAATACATTGCTCTGACAACGATTTTGTAGATAGCGAGGGAATAAGCGACAAAACCTGTGCTCCTGTTTCTGCGCTAGAATCGTCGCAAAGAATTAGGTCAAACTAAAGCTTTGACCAAATTCTTTCCTGCGGAAAAACGGGCTTGCAAGTTCGTCCGAGGAAAGGGAGCTAATTCCCTCTGTTGTTAAAAAAATCGACATAATAAAGTTAACAGAGCTTGATTAAAGAAAAGAAAAGGACAGATACTTTCATTTATGTTTGTATCTGTTCTTATCTTTAAAGACATTTTTGGGAGGAATCATTGTGCAAGAACATTCATATCGCATTCTTGTCATCAACCCGGGTTCCACATCTACAAAAATTGGTGTTTTTGAAAACGATGTTTTATTGATGGAAAAAACGATCCGACACTCTTCTGAGGAAATCGGCAAATTTTCTTCTATCATTGATCAATACGAATTTCGTAAGCAAACCATTTTAGAAGCAATGGATGAAGAAGGAATCAACATTTCGAAATTGTCAGCTATCTGTGGCAGAGGCGGACTCCTTCGTCCAATTGAAGGCGGAACTTATGCGGTAAATGACGCAATGTTAGTAGATTTAAAAAAAGGTTTTTCAGGTCAACACGCTTCAAACTTAGGTGGGATTTTAGCATTTGAAATTGCAACAGGTTTAAATATTCCTTCTTACATTGTCGATCCAGTGGTCGTCGATGAGTTGGCTCCGATTGCACGCATTTCAGGATTCTCGTTAATCGAACGAAAATCGATTTTCCATGCATTAAATCAAAAAGCTGTTGCACGACGATATGCTAAAAAGTGCGGCAAAGCCTATGAAGACATGAGACTGATTGTAACCCATATGGGTGGCGGTATTACAATTGGTGTTCATGAGAATGGGCGGGTAATTGAAGTAAACAATGGTTTACACGGTGAAGGTCCATTCAGTCCGGAAAGAGCGGGAACAGTTCCTGCAGGCGACTTAATCGATATTTGTTTTTCTGGTGAATACTACCGTCACGAAATTATGAAGAAATTAGTCGGTCAAGGCGGATTAGTAAGCTATCTTGGAACCAATGACGCAGTGGCGGTTGAAAAACGTATTGCAAAAGGTGACAAAGAAGCTGAACTTGTTTACGAGGCAATGGCATATCAAGTTGCCCGTGAAATTGGCTCAGCTAGTGCCGTGCTTGAAGGTAAGATTGACGCTATCATATTAACTGGTGGATTAGCATATGGGAAAGATTTTGTTGAATCCATTTCAAAAAGAATCAACTGGATCGCTGATGTAGTAGTCCAACCCGGAGAGAACGAATTGCAAGCATTATCTGAAGGTGCAATTCGCGTATTAAATGGGGAAGAAAAAGCAAAAGTATATCCGAACCTCAAATAAAAGGAGGCCGAAAGTTATGGCTCATAATTACGATATCGTTATTCTTGGAGGCGGAACAGGCGGGTATGTAGCAGCAATCCGCGCGGCTCAATTAGGACTTAAAACAGCAATCGTTGAAAAAGGTAACTTAGGTGGAACTTGCCTACATAAAGGATGTATTCCAAGCAAAGCCCTACTTCGCAGTGCAGAAGTATATTCGACGACAAAAAATCATGCAGCTGACTTTGGCGTAAATACTGGAGAAGTTTCATTGGATTTCTCCCGTGTACAAGCCCGTAAAGAAAGCATTGTTTCCCAACTTCATCAAGGCGTTCAAGGATTAATGAAAAAAGGGAAAATTGATGTATATGAAGGTACTGGCAGAATGTTAGGACCATCAATCTTCTCGCCATCTCCAGGTGGAACGGTTTCTGTTGAAATGAACAATGGCGATGAGAATGAAATGCTAATCCCTAAAAACGTGATCATCGCAACTGGATCACGTCCACGTACATTGCCTGGTTTAACAATCGATGGAACACACGTTATGAGTTCGGACGAAGCATTGGCTATGACCGAATTGCCAAAATCAATTTTGATTGTTGGTGGCGGTGTCATTGGGATTGAATGGGCTTCAATGTTGAATGATTTTGGTGTTGAAGTAACAGTAGTTGAATATGCTGATCGCATTATTCCTACTGAGGACGCTGACATTTCAAAAGAAATGCAGAAGCTATTAGCGAAAAAAGGCATTACATTTGCGACAAGTGCAAAAGTTTTACCAGAAACATTGGAAACAGCTGAAGGAAGTGTAACAATTTCTGCCGAATTCAAAGGAGAAACAAAAACCTTTACTGCTGAAAAAATGTTGGTTTCGGTTGGCCGTCAAGCAAATGTAGAAGGCATCGGAATCGAAAATACGGATATTGTGGTTGAAAAAGGATTTATTCATGTAAAAGACACGTTCCAAACAAAAGAATCTCATATTTATGCTATTGGTGATGTAATCGGAGGATTACAATTGGCACATGTTGCTTCTCATGAAGGTATTACAGCAGTGGAACACATTGCTGGTCAAAAAACTCATGCGATTGATTACAACTTGGTGTCACGTTGTATCTACTCAAATCCAGAAGCAGCAAGCGTTGGAATTACACAACAGCAAGCTAAAGATCAAGGGTTTGATGTGAAAGTTGGTAAATTCTCATTTAAAGCCATTGGTAAAGCGCTTGTTTATGGTGAATCAGACGGCTTCGTGAAAATTATTGCCGATAAGAAAACGAATGATATTTTAGGTGTACACATGATTGGACCACACGTTACAGATATGATTTCTGAAGCGGGTCTGGCAATGGTACTAGATGCAACACCATGGGAAGTTGCTAGTACAATTCATCCGCATCCTACACTTTCAGAAGTAATGGGCGAAGCGGCGTTGGCTGTTGAAGGTAAAGCAATTCACATGTAAAAAAATCAGATTAAAAGGGGGATGTTCAGATGGTGAAAAATCGTCATGAAGAACTAGGGTTATCAAACGATGACGTACTGAAAATTTTTGAAACGATGCTTATGGCACGTCGAGTGGATGAGCGTATGTGGTTATTGAACCGTGCAGGAAAAATTCCTTTCGTTATTTCTTGTCAAGGTCAGGAAGCAACACAAGTAGGTGCTGCTTTCGCACTTGATAACACGAAAGATTATATCGCTCCTTACTACCGTGATATGGGTGTTGTTTTACACTTTGGTATGACAGCTCGTGATTTGATGCTTTCAGCTTTTGCAAAAGCTGAAGATCCAAACTCAGGTGGACGTCAAATGCCTGGTCACTTTGGACAAAAGAAAAATCGTATTTTGACAGGTTCTTCACCTGTTACTACACAACTTCCACATGCTGTTGGTGTGGCATTAGCTGGTAAAATTCAACAAAAAGACTTCATCACTTTTGTAACACTTGGTGAAGGTTCATCTAACCAAGGGGACTTCCACGAAGGATTGAACTTTGCAGGCGTTCATAAATTACCATGTATCACAATGGTAGAAAACAATAAATATGCGATTTCAGTTCCTTACGACAGACAGGTAGCAGCTAAAAACGTTTCAGACCGTGCAATTGGTTACGGCATGCCTGGATTCACTGTTGATGGAACAGATCCTTTAGAAGTTTATAAAGTAGTGAAAGAAGCTGCAGACCGCGCACGTAACGGAGAAGGCCCAAGCCTTATCGAAGCAGTATCGCATCGTTTGACAGCTCACTCATCTGATGATGATCAACGTCAATATCGTACAGCGGAAGACCTTGCTGAAGGGCAAGCTGCTGATCCAATCGGCAAATTCGCAGCCTATTTGACAGAGTTGAACATTTTGACTGAAGAAATCGAAAAAGAACTGAATGACCGTATTATGAAGGAAGTAAATGAAGCAACGGATTATGCAGAAAATGCTCCTTATGCTGCACCTGAAGATGCTTTAAAATACGTCTATGCTGAAAAAGACGGGGGGAACGCATAATGGCAGTTATGTCTTATATTGACGCGATTACACTCGCAATGAAAGAAGAGATGGAACGTGATGAAAACGTATTCGTCCTTGGTGAAGACGTAGGTCGTAAAGGCGGCGTTTTCAAAGCTACTCAAGGTTTATACGATCAATTTGGAGAACACCGTGTAATGGATACTCCATTAGCAGAATCTGCTATTGCCGGCGTTGGAATCGGTGCAGCAATGTATGGAATGCGTCCAATTGCAGAAATGCAATTTGCTGACTTTATCATGCCAGCTGTTAACCAAATCATTTCTGAAGCTTCCCGTATTCGTT from Paenisporosarcina sp. FSL H8-0542 encodes:
- the buk gene encoding butyrate kinase — encoded protein: MQEHSYRILVINPGSTSTKIGVFENDVLLMEKTIRHSSEEIGKFSSIIDQYEFRKQTILEAMDEEGINISKLSAICGRGGLLRPIEGGTYAVNDAMLVDLKKGFSGQHASNLGGILAFEIATGLNIPSYIVDPVVVDELAPIARISGFSLIERKSIFHALNQKAVARRYAKKCGKAYEDMRLIVTHMGGGITIGVHENGRVIEVNNGLHGEGPFSPERAGTVPAGDLIDICFSGEYYRHEIMKKLVGQGGLVSYLGTNDAVAVEKRIAKGDKEAELVYEAMAYQVAREIGSASAVLEGKIDAIILTGGLAYGKDFVESISKRINWIADVVVQPGENELQALSEGAIRVLNGEEKAKVYPNLK
- the lpdA gene encoding dihydrolipoyl dehydrogenase, with product MAHNYDIVILGGGTGGYVAAIRAAQLGLKTAIVEKGNLGGTCLHKGCIPSKALLRSAEVYSTTKNHAADFGVNTGEVSLDFSRVQARKESIVSQLHQGVQGLMKKGKIDVYEGTGRMLGPSIFSPSPGGTVSVEMNNGDENEMLIPKNVIIATGSRPRTLPGLTIDGTHVMSSDEALAMTELPKSILIVGGGVIGIEWASMLNDFGVEVTVVEYADRIIPTEDADISKEMQKLLAKKGITFATSAKVLPETLETAEGSVTISAEFKGETKTFTAEKMLVSVGRQANVEGIGIENTDIVVEKGFIHVKDTFQTKESHIYAIGDVIGGLQLAHVASHEGITAVEHIAGQKTHAIDYNLVSRCIYSNPEAASVGITQQQAKDQGFDVKVGKFSFKAIGKALVYGESDGFVKIIADKKTNDILGVHMIGPHVTDMISEAGLAMVLDATPWEVASTIHPHPTLSEVMGEAALAVEGKAIHM
- a CDS encoding thiamine pyrophosphate-dependent dehydrogenase E1 component subunit alpha, with translation MVKNRHEELGLSNDDVLKIFETMLMARRVDERMWLLNRAGKIPFVISCQGQEATQVGAAFALDNTKDYIAPYYRDMGVVLHFGMTARDLMLSAFAKAEDPNSGGRQMPGHFGQKKNRILTGSSPVTTQLPHAVGVALAGKIQQKDFITFVTLGEGSSNQGDFHEGLNFAGVHKLPCITMVENNKYAISVPYDRQVAAKNVSDRAIGYGMPGFTVDGTDPLEVYKVVKEAADRARNGEGPSLIEAVSHRLTAHSSDDDQRQYRTAEDLAEGQAADPIGKFAAYLTELNILTEEIEKELNDRIMKEVNEATDYAENAPYAAPEDALKYVYAEKDGGNA